CTGTGAATTAATACTTTACTCATACTGTGAGCCAGCTTGACAAGCCTTTCATGATACCAATACTGAGTCTGTGTGTTTAAGAAGATTCATAAGCTATTATATGTACCGTCctcttctcttaaaaaaaatcattagctAATGCGGTAATATGCATGTGTGGAAATCATGTTTATGCTCTTGAAAGATAATGTATATTTGGGTAAGAGGAAGTCTTCTACCTCCTTTACATTGCACCAGATCGATATAGCTCCTTTTGTCTCTGCCACTCTTTTTTTAGTGAGCTTTTGACATGGCAGAATGGCAAGCAAGCCATGCAAATGATGTCAAATTGATGGTTGGAAGATATCTAATGATCTTATCCGGATTGTCCGAGTTCTACTGTTAGGTTTGAAAACTCTCATGTCTCTTAAGTAACATTGTGTTTTCCCATTATGGCTTGTTTACTAATTCGAAGTCTGAGATTGTGGAAATTCTTACATATTGCCAATTGTTGGTTTGACAGGGCAAAGAATTATTTTAAGAGAATGTAGTAGAACAGTTCGTGTAGGGgtaatctaaaaattattggCTGAACTTTTAGTGAATATAGAATGAGGCTGCCACTTCTTGGAGATGCATGCAACGTGATAGTGCTGAGTTGTAGTAAATGGAAAATAGATTAGGTATTAGGTCAGAAATTTCTTGGCAGTCCAAGTTGTTCTTCGATTTGTGGGGAAGAGGAACGAGTGACAATAAAACTCATATTAGCAGCATGAGGTTGGCATTTTGCTGTCCATGTGTAGCTGTTGTATTTATCCTCTAGTGCCCTTGATTTTCTGTTATCTTTGATTGGTTCCTCCACACTAGGAGTAAGTAAAAGTTTAGGCCGGTTCAAGTCtgcacctaaaaaaaaaaaggaaactccAATGCCATTTTGGCTAGTTTAAATCCAAATTCATTTGAAGGTCCATTGATATTGTGGAAAAGATGCCAATTACATTGCAACAGGGGACAGGCAACAAGAGTTTCAGCTGGTAGAAGACTTATGAATTGTGTTAATTGGCATaactttaagataattacaTCACACCCTTCTTACATAGATAAAAAGAACCTTCTGCAACTTTCATGTGTGCAtatctacaaaataaattaatctgGGAATTTGAGTATCCATGTCCACTACAAAGAATTTTTACCCCTCCTCCAACAACTTCAAAGCAGTTTCAACGAGTGAGTGAATTGTTGTGCTGTGCCGATTAATTCCAACGGTACCGGAGAAAATATTAAAGCTTTCAAGCTCTGCTGTGGTCTCCAAGACAGCCTCCAGCACCTTCTCCATCCCCAAATTCTTGAAAATACGAACATTTGTTACCTTATCTCTCATCATCCATATCGCCAACTCTATGGTAAACCTCCTTATTCTTGGAATTTTAATTGGTGGATATTGGTGCTGCTTCAGAATGTGGACTAATTTATCAGCCAATTCAGCCTCAGTTACTTCTCTCTCAAACATGATGCTCGACTCCTGAGAAGTCAGGAATTTAAAAGCATGTGCTGCTAGTCCTAGCATGACTTCCTGTAATTTATTCTCTTCTAACATGATTGCCCGAAGCACCTGCGAAAGGAGAGAGGGAAATCATTTAATGTGTAGTGAAGGTATATATCATGCTTACAGTATTGAATAAAATTGTACGTGAAAGCTTGTATTATGGTGCCCCTcctgacataacatgaacattagGGGAGAAGAAAATGTTGTTGGACTATGGTTATTGTAGAAAACACTTACTGTAGGTGCTGCGGCTGTTACCCCCTTTAAGTGGTTGAAGCAATCTACACCACTGTACGAGCACAAATTTCTTAGAACCCTTGCTGCATTTATACGAAGTAAAGGGACTTCCAGTGCTCCAACAAGTCTTACCAGAGCATGCATCTTCAAAATACGATAGCAGTTACTTTTGCTTTCTAAAGACAGCATTGCTAGTGCTTCTCCAGCGGCAATTTTTACATGATTCCGATTCTCTGGCATTCCCggtttgaaaaaaatgtttaacAACTCCTTCAAAACTCCACCTGTGCCCCCAATCCTCTCTGTTGCATCCTCTTCCAGCGCAAGACTGGTTAAGATATCTATGCCAAGTTTTTGCAGTTTGGGGTATCTCTCTCCATACTTTAGAATATCTCTAATGTAGCTGATGGTGAAAACTATCTCCGAAATTTCTCTTCGAAGATGTTTTCCTGTGGCACCAGTTGTGTTTACCAGCATCTTCACCACTTGCAAGGACCGTTTCACTGTCCGAATCTGAGTTGCCACAACATTTTTATCCTTCAACAGTCTCTCTTCAGCATGTGtaaaatctatgattttagGTAGGAGGCCTCTTGTATTTCCAATTTTCCCACAGTTATCATGGTCACATGCAAGTTTCTTCAGAATACAAAGTCCCAAATGATTAAATGTCCAGAATCCGTAATTTGCATTGTCTAGgatgatatttttttcactGATTTCATCGGCTGCACCACTGCTGCTTCTATTGGTTTGGAGCAAAGATGATATTGATTCCATAGCACCAGGTATGCCAGCAATCCGAAGGGAGTTTTGCTTTTTGCCTGCTAGTTTTGACAATATTTCTGCTGCCGATCGCCTGATCTCTTCATCTTGTGGATCTGACCAATTCAACATCTCTACTATTCTCTCTATCAAAGATATATTTATCCCTATTTTTTGGAGGGTGTCATTAGAAAACCGCTCGTTTAATGCAAATTGTTGAAGTACTCTAACTCCAATGAGCTGCTCATCAGGGGAGTTCGAAGCCAAGAGATCCATAGCAAAAGTAACCATGTCCATTTTCAATCCATCAAAAATGCTTCCGTTTACACATCTTGAATAGGCATCATAGAAGAACCTCCTAATTGAAACCATACCTGTAGGTCCCAACTCGCATTCTTTAATTACTTCATCCAACAGTCTACAGTAGCTGACCTTCCATTCCCAGTAAGCTCTCTCCATTAGAAACAACAGTGCTTCTGCTAATGCCAAGGAATAGAAAATATTGAGAGCTGATTGCCGGTTCTTCTTGTCAGTGTCTCCTTTTTGTACCTCTCCATAGTTATGCTTGACGAGTTTTATCAATGAGAGGACCACACACGCTGTTGCAGATAGAAGTTGGAGCCAATAGAGAAACTTGCTGACATTTCTGGCGAGGAAAACCCATTGAGAAAACGGTAGAAGAGGAACATCTGAACTTTTCCATGTTCTAGTTGGCATTCTTTGGCGATGATCAGTACCGAGTCCAGGACTTGCTGCATCATCTATTCCTGTTGATTCTCGCGCGTGTTTACTTTGCTTCCGCACTAAATACATGGGCTGGAAAATTGCTTTTACATTTCCGATCAGGAGGTGTGAGCTGGATCTCAGTGCCCGGAAACTGTTGATTCCGGCGTCTGTGATTGACCATGTGGCTTGGTTTTGCCATTCAAGCTCATGGCTCCTGCTGAATATACGAGTGCCCTCAATCACCAGGATGATGGTAATAAACCAAAAGTCGGTTTTATCCAAAGTGATGGCAAAGCCACCCAGAAGAACAACCGTTGCCCAGATGAACCCAAGAGTTCCAAGGCCTGTAGCTGCTTTCTCAAGAACTGCAAGCCGTAGGGCAAAGAGAGTAAGCTTCTTTTCAGGTGCACGAACTGCTGGTAATGTTGGAGGAACAGAATCTACATTGCTGCTGTCTCTCTTCTCGATACTACTCTGTGGTTCAAAAATTGTGGTACCCGAACTCGAGGACGTTTCACCGAGCTTTTGAAGCTCAGCTATCTGTAGATGAATGCTTCCTTTATCTTCTGCAGAATTCCCACGATCCATGATGCTGCTGCCTCAACCAGCTTGGAAACAAGAGCTCTTTCTTCCTCTCAAAGGAACTGGGTAGTCGAATCCTTGAAAAGATTTTGATAGTTGATGGGGTAAAAGTGCTAGCTAGATGGAGAATTTGCGTTATGATGAGCAGAAAGAAGTGAAGAACTCAactttataaagataaaaaagttgaacgAACTTGGGGAGCACGTTTCTTTTGTGGAAATGAGGGGGAAAGAGTAACGTTAAGTCACTTGTCTTTCTGTCATATTTCTAGGTTGGTTATGTTTTTCTCGTACGTACCACCGCCTAAAGACTTGGACAAGGTTTTTCGTGCACAAAGGGCTTGAAAGTAAGAAtggttgattttttgttttgtttttgtttttctctttgtaatatttgaatttttttaatcaagtaaATCAGGAAAACTTGGAGGGTGTGACCCTGTGGAATTAATCTTTAAACAAATGAAAGATAATATAATAACAACT
Above is a genomic segment from Juglans microcarpa x Juglans regia isolate MS1-56 chromosome 1D, Jm3101_v1.0, whole genome shotgun sequence containing:
- the LOC121241638 gene encoding uncharacterized protein LOC121241638, translating into MDRGNSAEDKGSIHLQIAELQKLGETSSSSGTTIFEPQSSIEKRDSSNVDSVPPTLPAVRAPEKKLTLFALRLAVLEKAATGLGTLGFIWATVVLLGGFAITLDKTDFWFITIILVIEGTRIFSRSHELEWQNQATWSITDAGINSFRALRSSSHLLIGNVKAIFQPMYLVRKQSKHARESTGIDDAASPGLGTDHRQRMPTRTWKSSDVPLLPFSQWVFLARNVSKFLYWLQLLSATACVVLSLIKLVKHNYGEVQKGDTDKKNRQSALNIFYSLALAEALLFLMERAYWEWKVSYCRLLDEVIKECELGPTGMVSIRRFFYDAYSRCVNGSIFDGLKMDMVTFAMDLLASNSPDEQLIGVRVLQQFALNERFSNDTLQKIGINISLIERIVEMLNWSDPQDEEIRRSAAEILSKLAGKKQNSLRIAGIPGAMESISSLLQTNRSSSGAADEISEKNIILDNANYGFWTFNHLGLCILKKLACDHDNCGKIGNTRGLLPKIIDFTHAEERLLKDKNVVATQIRTVKRSLQVVKMLVNTTGATGKHLRREISEIVFTISYIRDILKYGERYPKLQKLGIDILTSLALEEDATERIGGTGGVLKELLNIFFKPGMPENRNHVKIAAGEALAMLSLESKSNCYRILKMHALVRLVGALEVPLLRINAARVLRNLCSYSGVDCFNHLKGVTAAAPTVLRAIMLEENKLQEVMLGLAAHAFKFLTSQESSIMFEREVTEAELADKLVHILKQHQYPPIKIPRIRRFTIELAIWMMRDKVTNVRIFKNLGMEKVLEAVLETTAELESFNIFSGTVGINRHSTTIHSLVETALKLLEEG